The following are encoded together in the Nyctibius grandis isolate bNycGra1 chromosome 5, bNycGra1.pri, whole genome shotgun sequence genome:
- the IL22 gene encoding interleukin-22: protein MASLQTLTKSFSGWVFCCCCFCLPLLTSPLPPKGAGVASTTYHACRLRKTNFQQPYIRNRTYTLAKMARVSDHDTDNRLIGQQLYVNIKENNRCYMMKRIAEIVVKDVLLTEAKDQYPYAEEVAQFLASLTSELSRCKFSGHREHIEKNLEEMKSKMEKLGENGKTKAIGELDLLFDYIENACTDAPKKGGNKKKN from the exons ATGGCCTCCCTACAAACCTTGACCAAGAGCTTCTCAGGATGggtcttctgctgctgctgtttctgtctcCCTCTTCTCACCAGCCCTCTGCCTCCAAAAGGGGCAGGGGTGGCTTCTACCACCTATCATGCCTGCAGGCTCAGGAAGACCAACTTCCAGCAGCCCTACATCAGGAATCGCACCTACACCTTGGCTAAAATG GCCAGGGTCTCAGACCATGACACAGACAACAGGCTCATTGGGCAGCAGCTCTATGTTAACATCAAG GAAAACAACCGCTGCTACATGATGAAGAGGATTGCGGAGATTGTAGTGAAAGATGTCCTCCTCACCGAGGCCAAGGACCAGTACCCATACGCTGAGGAGGTGGCACAGTTCTTGGCATCCTTGACCTCGGAACTGAGCAGATGT aaATTCTCAGGACACAGAGAGCACATTGAAAAGAACCTGGAAGAAATGAAgagcaaaatggaaaag TTAGGAGAGAATGGAAAGACTAAAGCCATTGGAGAACTGGATTTACTGTTTGACTACATAGAAAATGCCTGTACTGATGCCCCAAAGAAAGGagggaacaagaagaaaaactga